From the Lolium rigidum isolate FL_2022 chromosome 2, APGP_CSIRO_Lrig_0.1, whole genome shotgun sequence genome, one window contains:
- the LOC124692664 gene encoding protein TIC 20-I, chloroplastic-like → MLSCQGVATGAANSQLFGFPAARRNGYPSRSSVCSKPGFLKLHPPALPYDKKIRPLRACVDISARAVSSSFLKYDSVKGPNPIKPSTSSRNLHSGTQFRCQASLSSFSYPELTSKPKWWWRTLACVPYLLPLHNMWSHADAVYQLHPYLQQFSLFYAFIDTMALVPGWLFLMIFMTVYFFVVRRKWSPHFLRYHIILAILLDTGSQALATMCNWNPSIVFQGKPMAYFWMTLAFIQIFTVLECMRCALAGVYPNVPFISHTAFIHSDLNLFR, encoded by the exons ATGCTGTCCTGTCAAGGAGTAGCTACTGGGGCTGCAAATTCTCAGCTATTCGGTTTCCCTGCCGCGAGACGCAACGGTTATCCTTCGAGGTCATCAGTTTGCTCTAAACCAGGCTTTCTGAAACTGCATCCGCCCGCACTTCCTTATGACAAGAAAATCCGCCCTTTGAGAG CATGTGTTGATATTTCCGCTCGTGCCGTATCTTCGTCCTTCCTAAAGTATGATTCTGTAAAGGGCCCCAATCCCATCAAGCCATCAACATCAAGCCGCAACTTGCACTCAGGAACTCAATTTCGCTGTCAAGCATCTTTATCGTCATTCAGCTACCCTGAGTTAACTTCTAAACCAAAATGGTGGTGGAGGACCCTGGCATGTGTACCTTATCTTCTGCCACTGCACAACATGTGGTCGCACGCAGATGCTGTGTACCAGCTTCATCCATACTTGCAACAGTTTAGTCTGTtttatgccttcattgacacaatGGCACTAGTCCCTGGGTGGCTCTTTCTGATGATCTTCATGACTGTCTACTTCTTTGTGGTGCGACGGAAGTGGTCTCCACACTTTCTGCGGTATCACATCATATTGGCTATTCTTCTCGACACTGGCTCTCAAGCTTTGGCGACCATGTGCAACTGGAATCCGAGCATTGTTTTTCAGGGTAAACCAATGGCATATTTCTGGATGACACTGGCCTTCATTCAGATCTTCACGGTCCTCGAGTGTATGAGGTGTGCGCTTGCAGGAGTGTATCCTAATGTTCCATTCATATCCCACACGGCGTTCATCCATTCCGATCTGAACCTGTTCAGGTAA
- the LOC124692663 gene encoding UDP-rhamnose/UDP-galactose transporter 6-like isoform X1: protein MGVAPGSKAERKAALDAGAWMFNVVTSVGIIMVNKALMATHGFSFATTLTGLHFATTTLMTSVMKWLGYIQPSYLPLPELVKFVFFANLSIVGMNVSLMWNSVGFYQIAKLCIIPVLCFLEILFDKVRYSRDTKLSIMLVLGGVAVCTVTDVSVNSQGLIAAIVAVWSTALQQHYVHHLQRKYSLGSFNLLGHTAPAQAASLLIFGPFVDFWLTNKRVDTFNYTMVVTFFIVLSCIIAVGTNLSQFICIGRFTAVSFQVLGHMKTILVLTLGFFLFGKEGLNFHVAVGMTLAVIGMIWYGNASSKPGGKERQVYIPISEKIQKHSILLSQSELGQKV, encoded by the exons ATGGGTGTGGCACCAGGAAGCAAGGCAGAGAGAAAAGCAGCATTAGATGCTGGAGCATGGATGTTCAATGTTGTGACATCTGTTGGAATAATCATGGTCAACAAGGCCTTAATGGCCACACACGGCTTTAGTTTTG CTACAACATTAACTGGGCTGCATTTTGCAACCACGACCTTGATGACATCAGTAATGAAATGGTTGGGATATATTCAGCCATCCTACCTACCATTGCCAGAACTAGTAAAATTTGTCTTCTTTGCAAATCTATCAATTGTTGGGATGAATGTTAGCTTGATGTGGAACTCTGTTGGATTTTATCAG ATTGCCAAATTGTGTATTATTCCAGTTTTGTGCTTTCTAGAAATCCTTTTTGACAAAGTCCGTTACTCGAGAGATACGAAGCTCAGTATAATGCTCGTCCTAGGAGGTGTTGCTGTATGTACGGTAACTGATGTTAGTGTGAACTCTCAAGGGCTAATAGCTGCAATAGTAGCAGTATGGAGCACTGCACTACAACAGCAT TATGTTCATCACCTTCAGCGGAAGTACTCGCTTGGCTCATTCAACCTCTTGGGTCATACTGCTCCTGCTCAGGCAGCGTCATTGTTAATATTTGGTCCTTTTGTGGACTTTTGGCTGACCAACAAAAGAGTTGATACTTTTAATTATACCATGGTAGTTACG TTCTTCATTGTATTGTCGTGCATAATTGCTGTCGGTACCAATCTAAGCCAGTTCATATGCATCGGAAGATTCACAGCTGTGTCGTTTCAAGTTCTAGGTCACATGAAGACTATTCTTGTGTTGACCCTGGGCTTTTTCTTATTCGGAAAAGAGGGACTTAATTTCCATGTCGCGGTTGGCATGACCCTGGCTGTGATTGGCATGATTTGGTATGGGAATGCGTCATCCAAACCAGGAGGTAAAGAGCGGCAGGTTTACATACCAATCAGTGAGAAAATACAGAAGCACAGCATACTGTTGTCTCAGTCTGAGCTTGGCCAGAAAGTCTAA
- the LOC124692663 gene encoding UDP-rhamnose/UDP-galactose transporter 6-like isoform X2: MGVAPGSKAERKAALDAGAWMFNVVTSVGIIMVNKALMATHGFSFATTLTGLHFATTTLMTSVMKWLGYIQPSYLPLPELVKFVFFANLSIVGMNVSLMWNSVGFYQIAKLCIIPVLCFLEILFDKVRYSRDTKLSIMLVLGGVAVCTVTDVSVNSQGLIAAIVAVWSTALQQHYVHHLQRKYSLGSFNLLGHTAPAQAASLLIFGPFVDFWLTNKRVDTFNYTMVVTFFIVLSCIIAVGTNLSQFICIGRFTAVSFQVLGHMKTILVLTLGFFLFGKEGLNFHVAVGMTLAVIGMIWYGNASSKPGGKERQVYIPISEKIQKHSILLSQSELGQKV, translated from the exons ATGGGTGTGGCACCAGGAAGCAAGGCAGAGAGAAAAGCAGCATTAGATGCTGGAGCATGGATGTTCAATGTTGTGACATCTGTTGGAATAATCATGGTCAACAAGGCCTTAATGGCCACACACGGCTTTAGTTTTG CTACAACATTAACTGGGCTGCATTTTGCAACCACGACCTTGATGACATCAGTAATGAAATGGTTGGGATATATTCAGCCATCCTACCTACCATTGCCAGAACTAGTAAAATTTGTCTTCTTTGCAAATCTATCAATTGTTGGGATGAATGTTAGCTTGATGTGGAACTCTGTTGGATTTTATCAG ATTGCCAAATTGTGTATTATTCCAGTTTTGTGCTTTCTAGAAATCCTTTTTGACAAAGTCCGTTACTCGAGAGATACGAAGCTCAGTATAATGCTCGTCCTAGGAGGTGTTGCTGTATGTACGGTAACTGATGTTAGTGTGAACTCTCAAGGGCTAATAGCTGCAATAGTAGCAGTATGGAGCACTGCACTACAACAGCAT TATGTTCATCACCTTCAGCGGAAGTACTCGCTTGGCTCATTCAACCTCTTGGGTCATACTGCTCCTGCTCAGGCAGCGTCATTGTTAATATTTGGTCCTTTTGTGGACTTTTGGCTGACCAACAAAAGAGTTGATACTTTTAATTATACCATGGTAGTTACG TTCTTCATTGTATTGTCGTGCATAATTGCTGTCGGTACCAATCTAAGCCAGTTCATATGCATCGGAAGATTCACAGCTGTGTCGTTTCAAGTTCTAGGTCACATGAAGACTATTCTTGTGTTGACCCTGGGCTTTTTCTTATTCGGAAAAGAGGGACTTAATTTCCATGTCGCGGTTGGCATGACCCTGGCTGTGATTGGCATGATTTGGTATGGGAATGCGTCATCCAAACCAGGAGGTAAAGAGCGGCAGGTTTACATACCAATCAGTGAGAAA ATACAGAAGCACAGCATACTGTTGTCTCAGTCTGAGCTTGGCCAGAAAGTCTAA